In a single window of the Arachis hypogaea cultivar Tifrunner chromosome 6, arahy.Tifrunner.gnm2.J5K5, whole genome shotgun sequence genome:
- the LOC112806015 gene encoding soluble inorganic pyrophosphatase 4 isoform X2, protein MTEIVTETANAEETVPVPPIEIPEKVPMPLYSSHPPLNERIISSMTRRSVAAHPWHDLEIGPGAPQIFNCVVEIGKGNKVKYELDKKSGLIKVDRVLYSSVVYPHNYGFIPRTICEDGDPMDVLVIMQEPVLPGCFLRAKAIGLMPMIDQGEKDDKIIAVCADDPEYRHYNDIKELPPHRLAEIRRFFEDYKKNENKEVAVNDFLPASTAFEAIKHSMTLYADYIVESLRR, encoded by the exons ATGACTGAAATCGTGACGGAAACTGCGAAT GCTGAAGAAACGGTTCCAGTTCCCCCAATTGAGATTCCAGAAAAAGTTCCCATGCCTCTTTATTCCTCCCATCCACCTCTTAATGAGAGGATTATTTCATCCATGACCAGGAGATCTGTTGCTGCACACCCTTGGCATGACCTTGAGATTG GACCAGGAGCTCCACAGATCTTCAACTGT GTGGTTGAGATTGGGAAAGGAAACAAAGTCAAATATGAACTTGACAAGAAGTCAGGACTTATTAAG GTGGATCGTGTGCTTTACTCATCAGTTGTGTATCCCCACAACTATGGCTTTATCCCACGAACTATCTGTGAGGACGGTGATCCCATGGATGTCTTGGTTATTATGCAG GAGCCAGTTCTTCCAGGGTGCTTTCTTCGTGCCAAAGCTATTGGTCTCATGCCTATGATTGACCAG GGTGAGAAAGATGACAAAATAATCGCTGTCTGTGCTGATGATCCGGAGTATAGACACTACAATGACATCAAGGAGCTTCCTCCACATCGTTTGGCTGAGATCCGTCGTTTCTTCGAAGACT ataagaagaatgagaacaaGGAAGTTGCTGTAAATGACTTTCTGCCTGCTTCAACTGCATTCGAAGCGATCAAGCACTCCAT GACTCTATATGCTGACTATATAGTGGAGAGCTTAAGGCGGTAA
- the LOC112806016 gene encoding uncharacterized protein isoform X2 — protein sequence MSSFNNSNNPNLDNLLLQTLMDRLHLRAPVNNPLISQSLEDFLFDDDDDDEEENENDIFGRQNDDARSQLAKEESKLEREIIKVILSGTTDSLKPNSGQAVTVRDHHICVGFHEEKGSDYRVWEWHGHIMMFDEEHGYSPEYIYGNYFERLVPRTNRPGGAGVVAPVKEGDEEEEEEEKEEKEEEKSGNLGLRELIDSNDSNDSKDSSGSRILHRNINAGSPRY from the exons ATGAGCTCcttcaacaacagcaacaacccCAACTTGGACAACCTCCTCCTCCAAACTCTCATGGACAGGCTCCACCTCCGCGCCCCAGTCAACAACCCCTTAATCTCTCAGTCCCTCGAGGACTTCCTCTTCGACGACGACGATGACgacgaagaagaaaacgaaaacgATATCTTCGGCCGCCAAAACGACGACGCAAGGTCTCAGCTCGCGAAAGAGGAGTCCAAGCTCGAGAGGGAGATCATCAAGGTCATCCTCAGCGGCACCACCGATTCCCTTAAGCCGAATTCGGGCCAGGCGGTTACGGTTCGCGACCACCACATCTGCGTCGGATTTCATGAAGAGAAGGGATCCGATTATAGGGTTTGGGAGTGGCACGGTCACATTATGATGTTTGATGAGGAGCATGGGTACTCGCCAGAGTACATCTACGGTAACTACTTCGAGAGGTTGGTTCCCAGAACCAATCGTCCTGGTGGTGCTGGTGTTGTTGCGCCGGTGAAGGAGggggatgaggaggaggaggaggaggagaaggaggagaaggaggaggagaaatcCGGGAATTTAGGGCTCAGGGAATtgattgattctaatgattcaaATGATTCCAAGGATTCAAGTGGCAGTCGCATTCTTCATCGGAACATCAACGCTGGGTCTCCAAG GTACTAG
- the LOC112806016 gene encoding uncharacterized protein isoform X1, which yields MSSFNNSNNPNLDNLLLQTLMDRLHLRAPVNNPLISQSLEDFLFDDDDDDEEENENDIFGRQNDDARSQLAKEESKLEREIIKVILSGTTDSLKPNSGQAVTVRDHHICVGFHEEKGSDYRVWEWHGHIMMFDEEHGYSPEYIYGNYFERLVPRTNRPGGAGVVAPVKEGDEEEEEEEKEEKEEEKSGNLGLRELIDSNDSNDSKDSSGSRILHRNINAGSPSSLVAARVFLLSSLWY from the exons ATGAGCTCcttcaacaacagcaacaacccCAACTTGGACAACCTCCTCCTCCAAACTCTCATGGACAGGCTCCACCTCCGCGCCCCAGTCAACAACCCCTTAATCTCTCAGTCCCTCGAGGACTTCCTCTTCGACGACGACGATGACgacgaagaagaaaacgaaaacgATATCTTCGGCCGCCAAAACGACGACGCAAGGTCTCAGCTCGCGAAAGAGGAGTCCAAGCTCGAGAGGGAGATCATCAAGGTCATCCTCAGCGGCACCACCGATTCCCTTAAGCCGAATTCGGGCCAGGCGGTTACGGTTCGCGACCACCACATCTGCGTCGGATTTCATGAAGAGAAGGGATCCGATTATAGGGTTTGGGAGTGGCACGGTCACATTATGATGTTTGATGAGGAGCATGGGTACTCGCCAGAGTACATCTACGGTAACTACTTCGAGAGGTTGGTTCCCAGAACCAATCGTCCTGGTGGTGCTGGTGTTGTTGCGCCGGTGAAGGAGggggatgaggaggaggaggaggaggagaaggaggagaaggaggaggagaaatcCGGGAATTTAGGGCTCAGGGAATtgattgattctaatgattcaaATGATTCCAAGGATTCAAGTGGCAGTCGCATTCTTCATCGGAACATCAACGCTGGGTCTCCAAG TTCTCTGGTGGCAGCTAGAGTTTTTCTATTGTCTTCTTTGTG GTACTAG
- the LOC112806017 gene encoding uncharacterized protein isoform X2, whose amino-acid sequence MDTHTPVNAVHNTAISELESRFSEVLHIQGNQKSEHASEGNDICNKAKENRCEGVNQKETKLDVKCLKKSPTFPVSKILVPSSSSDEDVDVSSPESSHDQSPLQQTYSRSLTFPAPRKLISAMKGSREKNNGGSPTKLTVKWAPDVYDPVPSLVSHTVRSRKQPKSRKKKAEKKNGKKGQKSSSSPRGSSSKDKRHFRKLGGTSDLSYKSPDPHDNVIEVNQVMEGSTEFDALDVRSQDPYCGTSFLKTSVTEVHFSLTEAQ is encoded by the exons ATGGACACACACACTCCTGTCAATGCTGTGCACAACACCGCCATAAGTGAACTTGAAAGTAGGTTTAGTGAAGTATTACATATTCAAGGCAATCAGAAATCTGAACATGCATCCGAGGGGAATGATATCTGTAATAAGGCAAAGGAAAACAGATGTGAAGGTGTTAACCAGAAAGAAACAAAACTAGATGTCAAGTGCTTGAAAAAAAGTCCAACTTTTCCAGTTTCTAAGATATTGGTGCCTTCAAGTTCTTCTGACGAGGATGTTGATGTATCATCTCCAGAATCATCACATGATCAGTCTCCTCTGCAGCAAACCTATTCACGATCATTAACTTTTCCT GCTCCTCGGAAGCTTATATCAGCCATGAAAGGTAGCCGTGAGAAGAACAATGGTGGATCACCAACAAAATTGACTGTAAAATGGGCACCAGATGTTTATGATCCAGTACCTTCATTAGTCTCTCACACAGTCAGAAGTAGGAAGCAGCCGAAATCCAGGAAGAAGAAGGCTGAAAAGAAGAATGGGAAGAAGGGTCAGAAGAGCAGCAGTTCGCCGCGGGGGAGCAGCAGCAAAGATAAGAGGCATTTTCGAAAGCTTGGTGGAACTTCTGATCTGAGCTATAAATCGCCGGACCCTCATGACAATGTGATTGAAGTGAATCAAGTGATGGAAGGTTCTACCGAATTTGATGCGCTGGATGTTCGTAGCCAAGACCCCTACTGTGGAACCAGTTTCTTGAAAACATCCGTTACTGAAGTGCACTTCTCCCTCACAGAAGCGCAATGA
- the LOC112806017 gene encoding uncharacterized protein isoform X1 translates to MDTHTPVNAVHNTAISELESRFSEVLHIQGNQKSEHASEGNDICNKAKENRCEGVNQKETKLDVKCLKKSPTFPVSKILVPSSSSDEDVDVSSPESSHDQSPLQQTYSRSLTFPLCLQAPRKLISAMKGSREKNNGGSPTKLTVKWAPDVYDPVPSLVSHTVRSRKQPKSRKKKAEKKNGKKGQKSSSSPRGSSSKDKRHFRKLGGTSDLSYKSPDPHDNVIEVNQVMEGSTEFDALDVRSQDPYCGTSFLKTSVTEVHFSLTEAQ, encoded by the exons ATGGACACACACACTCCTGTCAATGCTGTGCACAACACCGCCATAAGTGAACTTGAAAGTAGGTTTAGTGAAGTATTACATATTCAAGGCAATCAGAAATCTGAACATGCATCCGAGGGGAATGATATCTGTAATAAGGCAAAGGAAAACAGATGTGAAGGTGTTAACCAGAAAGAAACAAAACTAGATGTCAAGTGCTTGAAAAAAAGTCCAACTTTTCCAGTTTCTAAGATATTGGTGCCTTCAAGTTCTTCTGACGAGGATGTTGATGTATCATCTCCAGAATCATCACATGATCAGTCTCCTCTGCAGCAAACCTATTCACGATCATTAACTTTTCCT CTGTGCCTTCAGGCTCCTCGGAAGCTTATATCAGCCATGAAAGGTAGCCGTGAGAAGAACAATGGTGGATCACCAACAAAATTGACTGTAAAATGGGCACCAGATGTTTATGATCCAGTACCTTCATTAGTCTCTCACACAGTCAGAAGTAGGAAGCAGCCGAAATCCAGGAAGAAGAAGGCTGAAAAGAAGAATGGGAAGAAGGGTCAGAAGAGCAGCAGTTCGCCGCGGGGGAGCAGCAGCAAAGATAAGAGGCATTTTCGAAAGCTTGGTGGAACTTCTGATCTGAGCTATAAATCGCCGGACCCTCATGACAATGTGATTGAAGTGAATCAAGTGATGGAAGGTTCTACCGAATTTGATGCGCTGGATGTTCGTAGCCAAGACCCCTACTGTGGAACCAGTTTCTTGAAAACATCCGTTACTGAAGTGCACTTCTCCCTCACAGAAGCGCAATGA
- the LOC112806018 gene encoding organelle RRM domain-containing protein 2, mitochondrial has translation MMAFFSGAQRFLWQSSSVVASHFTPTRFTSTLTSPKLFISGLSRLTTDEKLTEAFSPFGQLLEAKVIMDRASGRSKGYGFVTYATVEDAEKARAGMNAKFIDGWVIFVDPAKPREPRPPQQPQSQPSGAGFTVNKTIGWCG, from the exons ATGATGGCGTTCTTCAGTGGAGCTCAGCGATTTCTTTGGCAGTCTTCTTCAGTTGTGGCCTCCCACTTCACCCCTACTCGTTTCACTTCGACTCTtacttccccaaaactcttcatcaGCG GTCTTTCAAGACTGACAACAGATGAAAAACTTACTGAAGCGTTTTCTCCTTTCGGGCAGCTGCTTGAAG CAAAGGTTATAATGGATAGAGCCTCTGGACGGTCAAAGGGATACGGATTTGTAACTTATGCAACCGTAGAAGATGCTGAAAAGGCGAGAGCCGGAATGAATGCTAAATTTATTGATGGATGGGTTATATTTGTTGATCCTGCCAAACCAAGAGAGCCCAGACCTCCTCAGCAGCCACAGTCTCAGCCCTCTGGAGCTGGTTTCACGGTTAACAAGACAATTGGATGGTGTGGTTGA